A stretch of DNA from Pseudomonas sp. HN11:
TTTCGCGGTGGAAGCTATGTGCTGGTGCAAAAGTACCTGCACAACATGACGGCCTGGAACGGCCTGACGGTGGAGGCCCAGGAAAAGGTGATCGGACGTACCAAGCTGTCGGATATCGAATTGGACGAAGCGACCAAACCGAGCAATTCCCACAGTGCGCTGACGGTTATCACCGACAGGAACGGCGAAGAAGTGAAGATCCTGCGCGACAACATGCCTTTCGGCCGCCCCGGTGCCGGCGAGTTCGGCACTTACTTCATCGGCTATGCGCGCTCGCCGGAGCCTCTGGAGTTGATGCTGGAAAACATGTTCGTCGGCCGTCCGGTCGGTAACTATGACCGCCTGCTCGATTTCAGCACAGCGGTCACCGGTGGCCTGTTTTTCGTGCCTTCGGCCGACCTGCTGGAAGAGCTGGCCGAGCGTGAGCCACAGGCTTAAGCCAGCAACCCGCCGCTGACCGCCACAATCAGGAAGATTCCCAGCAACGCGCGATAGATCACAAATGGCCAGGTGGAGAACCGCTCCAAAAACTTCATCAGGCCCCAGATCGCAAAAAACGCCGAGATGCTCGCGACCACCAGGCCGAACAGCAAATGCGGCCAGGCATGCGCGGGCATATCGGCGTGCAGCAGTACCCACAGTTCCTTCAGGCCGGCGAGGGCGATGGCGGGCAAGCCGAGCAGGAAGGAGAATCGCGCGGCTTCCTCACGCTTGAAGTTGAGGAACAGCGCGGCGGTGAGGGTGGAGCCGGAACGCGAAACCCCCGGAATCAGCGCGCCAATCTGCGCAATACCCACGATCAACGCATCCCGCAGGCGCATCTCACTCATCTCGCGGGTGTGGCGTGCGCGCAGTTCGGCCACCGCCAGCAGCACGGCCATGACCACGCAGGATATGCCAATCACCATCAGCCCACGCAACGGCGAGTTGCAAGCGTTCAGGGTTGAAGACAGCGCCAGGCCGGCGATGCCGATGGGGAGGGTCGCCAGCACAATCGCCACCGCCAGCTTGAACCAGCGATCGTTGTAGTCACCCCGGCGCACCGCACCGATGCTGCCGGTCGTCACCTGGCGCACATCCCGCCAGAAGTAACTGACCACCGCCGCCAGCGCCGCCAATTGCATGGCCGCGGAAAACGCCGAGCCGGGGTCCTGCCAGCCGAGCAGGGCGGGCACCACGCGCATATGGGCGGTGGACGACACCGGTAGCAGCTCGGTAATGCCCTGGATCACGCCCAGGATGAAAATCTGCAGGTAATCCAGGGAGGCAAAACCCACGTCCAGGCCGGCGGTACAGGCGTTTGTCAAAATACGTGTCCTTGAAAGAGAGCGGCAATTTCGCGGAGTTTATTCGAAATGTTTCAGGGTTTCGGCAGAGGCAACACCTATTTGCAATCGGTTCAGCAAGTAGAAAGGTTGGCCGCACTCTTGGCCTGTCCACCGGTTTTGTGAACAATGGCGCCCTGTTTTTTTTCACCGAGAGTCTCATGCCCGAAGTCACCGTCGAATTGATCCAGACCGGCCCGGAGCACGCCGAGCTGATCCGCAATCTTTACCAGTACTACGCCTATGAATCATCGGACTGGGAACAGGAAGATGTCGAGGCTGATGGCCGTTTCTATATCCATGACGAACACTTGACCCGTTACTGGCAGGACCCGCAATGGAGCGCCAACCTGCTGTTGGTCGATGGCTATATCGCGGGTTTCCTGTTGATCGAAGGCAGCGAGCTACCGGGCATCGACGCCCTGGAGCTGGCCGATTTATTTGTCCTCAAGCGTTACCGCCGCAAAGGTATCGGGCGCGCCATCGCCAGCCAGGTACTGTGCAGCGGCGAGGCGGATTGGCTGGTGCGCTTCTACGATCAGGACGAAGTGTCCCAGGCGTTCTGGCGCACGGTGCTGGATAACCTGCCGCGCCCGGTGCAGACGATTGAGCTCGACGATGACCCGCAGTTGGTGAGTTACCTGATTACGCGGGCGGCGCTGCATTGAACGCCTGCTGCATCACCTGCGGCGGCTGCCCGAACGCCCTTAAAAACGCCTGGCGCATGCGCTCGCGATCACCAAACCCGGTTTCGCGGGCGACCACTTCGACCGGATGGCGACTGGTTTCCATCAGCGCCCGGGCGGCTTCTACCCGCAGGGACTCGACGGCCTTGGCCGGCGTCTGGCCGGTTTCCTCACGGAACACCCGACTGAACTGGCGCGGGCTCAGCCGGGCGACATCGGCCAGGGCTTCCACCGACAAGTCGTGGGTCAGGTTCTCGCGGGCGTAGGCCAGGGCCAGTTGCACGCGGTCCGATTTCGGGTCCAGCTCCAACAGCGCCGACAGCTGTGATTGCTCACTGCCCCGGCGCTGGGCAATCACCAGCTTGCGTGCAATGCGCCGGGCCAGATCGCTGCCCAGGTCGTTTTCAACCATTGCCAGTGCCAGGTCCACCCCGGCACTCATGCCGGCGCCGGTCCACACCTGGCCGTCCACCACGAACAGCTTGTCTTCTTCCAGGCGGATAGCCGGGTAGCGCTTGCGAAAGGCGGGCGCGTGAATCCAGTGGGTGGTGGTGCGCTTGCCCTCCAGCAAACCCGCTTCGGCCAGCACAAAGATGCCCATGCACAACGAGGCGACGCGCCGCGACTGAGCGGAGGCGGCCTTGACCCGTTCCAGCAGGTTGGCCTCCGGCAGGCGGAATTCCATATAGCCGCTGACGATTAGCGTGTCGTAGCCTTCGGCCCGAATAGGGGTGGTGTTCACCGAGAACCCTTGCGAGGCCATCACTGCGCCGCCGCTTTCCGACACCAGGTGAAATTCATAGGCCGGCTCGCCCCGCAACAGGTTCGCACATTCAAACACCGAGCCCACGCTGAGGCTCAGGCATTCGAAATTCGGGTAAACCAGTAGCGCAACGCTGTGCATCGTGTTTCTCCAGGGTGGCAGGGGAGCGGGGATTGTCGGCGGCTGGTGGGGAAACGGCAACTGCCATCGGGTCATGTCCGAAATCCTTGCGGATATGACGTTGTGAGGCGAGGTCCAGGCTTCTAAGCTTCAACCCACAGTCATCCCGAGGCACTCGACAATGAAAGTTTTGATGGTATTGACCTCTCACGATCAGTTGGGCAACACCGGCCGCAAGACCGGCTTCTGGCTCGAAGAGTTTGCCGCACCCTATTACGCGTTCAAGGACGCCGGCGCCGAGATCGTGCTGGCTTCACCGGCCGGTGGCCAGCCGCCGCTGGACCCGGTGAGCGACCAGCCGGACTTCCAGACCGAGCAGACCCATCGCTTCGCTGCCGACCCGGCTGCCCAGCTGGCCCTGGCCACCACGCTGAAACTGGACTCGGTCAACGCCGACGATTTCGATACCGTGTTCTACCCGGGCGGCCACGGCCCGCTGTGGGACCTGGCGGAGTCGCCGGTGTCGATTGCCCTGATCGAGTCCTTTGAGCGAGCTGGCAAGCCGATCGGGTTTGTCTGCCACGCACCGGGCGCCTTGCGTCATGTCAAGGCGGTCAATGGCGACCCGTTGGTCAAGGGTCGTCGCGTCACCGGGTTCTCCAACTCGGAAGAGGCGGCGGTGGAGTTGACTGATGTGGTGCCGTTCCTGGTGGAAGATGAATTCAAGAAGTTGGGCGGTCTTTATGAGAAAGGCGCTGACTGGCAATCCTTTGTCATCACAGATGGCCTGTTGATCACCGGGCAAAACCCTGGCAGTTCCAGTGACGTCGCTAAAGCCTTGCTGAAACTCACCGCTTAATTCAATAAACCGCTTCGTGCATTGGCGACTTGTAGAAGTCGCCAATGCTTTAGCGTGTCCAGAATTTGGAAATCTTTAAATGACTCACGATGTTTTAAGTACCCCCGTAAAGCTGGGCCACCATACACTGAACAACCGTATTGTCTTGCCGCCGTTGACGCGTCAGCGCAGCGCCCAACCGGGTGATATCGCGACCGAGTTGATGGCCGAGTATTACCGCCAGCGTGCCAGTGCCGGTTTCATGGTCAGCGAGGGCACGCAGATTGAGCCGCGTGGCCAGGGCTATGCCTGGACGCCGGGTATTTACACCCCGGCGCAGATCGATGGCTGGCGCAAGGTCACCGACGCGGTGCATGCCGAGGGTGGGGTGATCTTCGCCCAGTTGTGGCATGTGGGCCGGGTGTCCCATAACGCATTGCAGCCCGACGGCGCGGCACCGGTTGCACCGTCTGCGCTGCCGGCTCTGCAAGCCAAAGCCTTCATCGAAACGGCGCCGGGGGAGGGTGAGTTGAAGCAGCCGCCGGTGCCACGTGCGTTGGCCACGCAGGAGGTCAAGGAATTGGTCGGGCGATACGCCCAAGCGGCACGCAATGCGCTGGATGCGGGGTTTGATGGGGTGGAAATCCATTCGGCCAATGGCTACCTGGTGAACCAGTTCATCTCGGCGCATGCCAATCAGCGCGACGATGAATACGGTGGCTCGTTGGAAAACCGCTTGCGTTTCCTGCGCGAGATTGTTGAGGCGGTGAGTGCCGTGGTCGGGCCGGAACGCCTGGGGGTGCGCTTCTCGCCGTTGTTCAGCGGCACCGATCAGGACCGCGTGTACATCGGCCTGGTGGAAGACGACCCGCACCACACCTACCTCGAAGCGATCAAGGTGCTGGAAGCGTCGGGCATCGCCTACGTCTCCATCGCCGAAGCCGACTGGGACAACGCCCCGGTGTTGCCCGAATCATTCCGTCGCGCGGCGCGCGACACCTTCAGTGGACGGATCATCTATGCGGGCCGCTACACCGCTGAGCGCGGTGCTGCTCTGGTCAACGCGGGACTGGCGGATTTGATTGCGTTCGGGCGGCCGTTCATTGCCAACCCGGACCTGCCGCAGCGCATTTTCAATGGCTGGCCGTTGAATCCGTTGCGGGTGGACGGGATGTACGGCGGTGGTGCAGCGGGCTATATCGACTACCCCGCCTACTCAGACTGAGCCCCACCGCCTGTAGGCGCCGGCGGGCCTGTCTATTCGACTCGCAATACGATCTTGCCAATATGATCACCACCCTCCATCCGCGCATGGGCCTGGGCGGCGTCGGTGTATTCGTACACTTTGTCGATCATCGGCAGGCACCGCCCGGCGGCCAGCACCGGCCACACGTATTCGCGTAGCTGTTCGGCAATCGCGGCCTTTTCATCCTTGGTGCGTGCGCGCAACAGTGAGCCGGTGACCACCGCGCGTTTAGCAAGGATGCTCAGCAGATCGACATCGTTCGCCTTGCCGCCCCCGAGGAAGCCCAGCATCACCAAGTGACCGTCCATGGCCAGGGACTTGATGTTGTGGTTCAGGTAGGAGGCGCCCATGATGTCGAGGATCACGTTCATGCCTTCATCACCGGTCCTCTTGGCAATGACCTCGGCAAAGTCCTGCTCGCGATAATTGATCGGCTCGGCGCCCAGCTTGGCAATCGCAGCACATTTGTAGGCGCTGCCGGCGGTGGCGAAAGCCTGGATGCCGAACTCGCGACATAGCATCAAGGCGGTGGTGCCGATGCCACTGGTGCCGCCGTGGATCAGCACGCGCTGACCTTTGTGCGCGCCACCGAGGCCGAACAGGTTGGCCCACACGGTAAAGAAAGTCTCTGGCACGGCCGCCGCTTGAATCCAGTCCATGCCCTCCGGGACCGGCAGGGCCTGGGTGGCCGGTACGGCGCAAAATTGCGCGTAGCCGCCGCCATTGGTCAGCGCGCAGACCTTGTCGCCGACCGCGTACTCGCTCACGCCATCGCCCAGGGCGACGACTTCACCGGCCACTTCCAATCCTGGAATCGGGCTCATGCCGGGTTTCATCGGGTACTTGCCGGCGCGCTGCAGGGCGTCAGGGCGGTTGACCCCGGCGGCATGCACGCGGATCAGGATCTCGCCGGGACCTGCGACCGGCACATCGGCCCGGCGTGGTTGCAGCACTTCAGGCCCGCCTGGGGTGGTGATTTCGATCAGGGTCATTTCTTGAGGAAGCGTCATTTCAGATTACCTGCAGCGATGAGCGTATGGGTTGGGACCGTGTCGAGCGGTCGACGGTTCAGCATAATCATGCCCAGTTCCAGGGCCAGTGCGACCACGATGGCGCCTGCGGCGATCATGAACAGCAGCGCGTGCTGGCCGCCGCTGCTGTTGAACAGCGCCGAGTAGGCAAATCCGGACAGTGCCTGGAACGTCGCAAAGGACACGGTGGCGCGGCTCCATGCCACCTGTTGCTGATGATGGTTGGGCAGCAGTTCATGCACCCGCGCCAGTGCCAGCGGCACGATGCCCGGTGGGAAGGAGCCGAGGATCACGGCAAGCACCGCCAGGGCGGTAAATGAACCGGAAAACGGCAACAGGCCGATTGCAAGCGCCTGCACCGCCAGCACCACGCGGATGCTCCAGCGTGCTCCGAGTTTGTCGGCGAGGAAACCATAGGTGACCGGGCCCACAATCGCCCCCAGGCCGTACATCACCCAGATCATTGCACCGATATGCGCACCGTCGCCCAGCCCGCGGGCCACGTAATCCACCAGGAACACCATCGCCGGCACCAGGCCCGCGGCCATGAAGGCGTATTGAGCGAACAACAGGTAAACGCCGGAAGGCATCCGTGCCGAGGTGTCCGAGGGTGCCAATGCTTCATGCTGCGTGCCAGCGGGCCAGGCGAACCAACTGGCCGCCGTCAGGACCAGCGCCAACAGGCCGAGGCCAAACCAGGTCTGTTGCAGACCCAGGCTCAACAGCGGGGGTACGAGCGTGCCGGAGCCGGCAATGCCCAGGCCAATCCCCAGGAATATTGCACCACTGGCCAGGCCGCGTCGTGCCGCCGGAACATGCGGCAGTACGGTGGCGGCCACCAGCACCATGATTGCGCCACCGGCAATTCCGGACAGCAGGCGCCAGGCGAAGAACCACACCACCGACAGCGGGAACCCGCAGGCAAAGAACGCCAGTGTCACCGCCACCATCATGATGCGCAGGGCGGTTTTGTTGGAGGTGCGCTGGGCGATGGGTCGGCCGATCAGCGCACCGATCAGGTAGCCCACCAGGTTCGCGGCACCGAGGTAGACCACGTCATTCGCCGAAAACCACTGAGCCTGGATCAGCGTTGGAATCAGCGGTGTATAGGCGAAGCGTGCCAGGCCGATGCTGACCAGGCTGGCGCACAGGCCGGCGAAGATGGGAAGCCAGATTGAGCGGCGCAGTGATGCGTGAGTGTCGAGCATGATGGCAGTCCTGGGTATTTTTCTCTGGCGCCCAGCATATCCAGGTTTATTGATGCAATAATGCTGCGATTACACGGCGCACTGATGCATATATGCAGCAATGGGGGCAGGCATGAATTGGGATGATGCCCGGGTCTTTCTGGCAGTCTGCCGCGAATCAACGCTGCGCGGCGCCGCACGGATACTGGGTGTGGATCAGGCCACGGTGGGTCGACGGATCAACGCCCTGGAGAAGTCCTTGAGCGCCACCTTGTTCCTGCGCACGTCCGAGGGCTATGCGCTGACGGCAGTGGGCGAGGCTGCCTTGCTTTCGGTGGAAAAAATGGAGCGTTCGGCCCTCGACCTGGAGCGTCAGATCCAGGGCCTGGATGCCCGCCTGACCGGCACCGTGCGCGTCAGTACCACCGACTCTCTGGCCATCGACTTTTTGATCCCGGCCATCGCTTGCCTACATCGCAAACACGCCGACGTACGCGTGCAACTGGATGCCTCCACCCAGATCCTCAGCCTGGCCAAGCGCGAGGCTGACATTGCCGTGCGCAATACCCGCCCCGACAACCCCGACCTGATCGCCCGGCGCATTGCCCGTTGGCCGGTCGGGCTGTTCGCATCGCAAGGCTACATCGACCGCCACGGCTTGCCTGCGCCGGGTAGCCTGTTCGAAGGCCACGACCTGGTGGTGTACCAGCCCTACCTGCAAACCCAGAAAGACCTGACCCTGGTTTCTGAACCCCTGGGACGCGGGCGCATTGTCGCGGCCTTGAGTTCCAGCCTGCTGGTGCGTCGCTCCATTGCCGCCGGCATCGGCATCGGCGAGATTCCGGTGTACACCGGCGAACGTGACGGCCTGGTGCGCCTCTGGCCCGAGCGCACCCGGCCGCTGCCGTACGACGTGTGGCTGGTGACCCACGCCGACCTGCGCCATACCGCACGGGTGCGGGTGGTGATCGATGAGATCGTCGCGGCCTTTGCCGGCACTGGGGACTGAGTTCAGCACAGGCTTGCAAGCGTGGGTGTGCCTTGATCGACACAATGGGCCTTTGTGTCAACCAACCGAGAGCACGTATGAACGAATCAAAACGTCAGGACCTGGGACTGTTGTTTCTGCGGGTCAGTGGGGCATTGTTCCTGCTGTGGGTACATGGCTTGCCCAAATTGCTCAACTACAGCGAACAATTGAAGCTGATCGAAGACCCCTTCCATCTGGGCGCGTCGATCACGCTGCTGCTGGCAATCTTCGCCGAAGTGCTGTGCCCGCTGCTGATCATCACCGGGGTGTTCGTGCGCTTGGCGTGCTTGCCGATCCTGGCGGTACTGTTGATCGCGATGCTGGTGGTGCACCCGGAATGGACGCTGCTCGAAGGGCAGTTCGGCTGGTTACTGCTGATTATTTTCACCAGCGTGTTGATCGCCGGGCCGGGGCGACTGGTCCTGAGCCAGCGTTTTCCTTGAGCAAAAAAAGGCCGGGCAAGCCCGGCCAAATAAGGAGAGGGTGGTTCAGGTGTTTCAGCGGTTCAGGAACGCCAGCAGGTCTTCATTCAACTGCTGCGCATGGGTCACGGCAAACCCGTGGGGGGCGTCCTTGTAGACTTTCAACTCGGCACCCTTGATCGAGGCGGCGGCCACTTTGCCGGTGGTCTCGAACGGAACGATCTGGTCGCCGTCACCATGGATGACCAGGGTCGGCACATCGATCTTGGTCATGTCTGGGCGGAAGTCGGTTTCGGAGAACACAGTGACGCAATCCACTGTCGACTTGAGCGAGGCCAGCAGCGCCACTTGCAAGGTCTGGGTCAGCACGCCTTCGGAGACTACCTGGCCTTTGTTGGTGCCGTAGAACGGGGCGTTGAAATCGCTGATGAATTGCGCGCGGTCTTTCAGCAGGCCTGCCTTGATGCCATCGAAAACTTCGGTGGGCACACCTTGCGGGTAGTCCGGTTTCTGGCCGAACAGCGGCGTCACCGCGCCCAGCAACACCAGGCCGGCCACGCGCGCGCTGCCATGGCGTGCGATGTAGCGCGCGACGTCGCCGCCGCCCATGGAAAAGCCCACCAGGGTCACGTCCTTGAGGTCCAGGTGCTCGATCAACTGGGCGATATCATCGGCGAAGGTGTCGTAGTCGTTGCCTGTCCACGGCTGGTCCGAACGTCCGAAGCCACGGCGGTCGAACGCGATGGTGCGAAAGCCACGGCTGCTCAGGTATTCCATCTGGTATTCCCACATGTCGGCATCCAGCGGCCAGCCATGGCTGAACAACACAGGTTTACCGCTGCCCCAGTCCTTGAAGTAGATCTGGGTACCGTCTTTGGCAACGAATGTGCTCATGGAAAACTCCTTGGGTCAGGTGAAAAAAGGCGTACCTTCACTATTTGGTGTAAGGCGTACGCCGGGCTTGTACGGGTGTGCTGGGTTCGCTCTACCAGCTGAATTTAAGCTCGACGCCCAGGTAGTTACTGTCATCGCCGCCAGCATCACGCAGGGTCTGACCTACATCGTAATGGACAGCTTCGACGGCGCCGGTGAGGTTGGGGCTGAACACATAATCGGTGCGCAGTTGCGCATAGGCGCCGGTCCAGCGATCACCCCTGCCGGCGGTGCCGGCGACCGGCAGATTAGGCTGGGTGTACACCGCGTCACTGGTGGTTTGACGCCAGAGCAGGCCGATGGCGGTTTGCACGCTGAGCTTGTCGATCGGTTTGACTGTGATTGACGGCTTGACGTGAATCAGGTTGCTGTAGCCGGTATAGCCCGCCAGGGAAAAGTAGTACCCGTTGGGGAACAGCGGGTTGAACGTACCGACGGTACCATCCCCGGTTTTACGGTCGCCGGAGGCGATGTCCAGTTGCAGGCCCACGCGCGGTTTCCAGGCCAGGCTGTCGAAGGTGTAGCCGGTGCGGCTGCCCCCGGCCCAGGCGCGGATGTCCTTGCTGCCGACCGAACCGCTTTGCAGCATCGCTTCGATGTCCCAGTCAAAGCCCATGGCCGCGCCGCCCAGGCGTGCGTCGAACAAGTGTCGGGTTTCGTCGCCGTCCGCGTCCAGGTAATGCGCCGCGCTGCGCTCATACACGCCGTAGTAGGCCGACAACTCGTTTTTGCCGCCCACCAGCCGCTCCACGCGGACCATATGGAAACGCGCGTCGCTGTTGGATTTGTCGTCGAAGTGCCGACCGTCCTGATACTGCACCGGCTGGCTGGCAATCCCGATGAAACGCCAGTTGGATGTCTCCCAGTCGGCCCACAGCGCATCGAAGGATTGCCGCACATTCGGCCCGTCCCGCGATGAGATGAAGCGTTGCAGGTCGAAGGCGAAATCCTGACGTCCGACACGGGTCTTGAGTGTACCGCTGCTGAAGGTATTCACGTATTCGGCAAAGGCCAGTCGCAGGTCAACGCGGTTCTGGTCGGCGCCGCCAATCGTGGTTTTATCGTAGGCACGCACATCTTCGAGTTGGGTGAATACCCGCCAGTTTTCGTTCAGGTGCAGGTCGGCATGCACCTGAAAGCGCTGGATCAGGTAGCGGTCACGTTTCACGTTGCGTACACCGAAGCCGCTGGCGTCGTTCATTTCGAAACGTTCGCGCAGCGTTGCGCCCAGGGACAGATAGGTCAACGGGTCGGCACTCGACAACGGGATGTACTTCAAGCTGTCCAGCGGCTGCGTGCGCAGCGCCGGGTCCTGCAGCACCGACCAATCTTCCTGCCAGCGGTTGGCCTTGATGGCCGGACGCGTTGCTTGCTCGTCGGCGTGGACGCTGCCGGCGAGCAGCGGCCACAGCACGGCCAGGCCCCAGCCTGTGCGACGGGTCATTTTACTGCGATGAGTTGATGGATCTCCGCGACGTAGCCGCCTGGGAATTCGACCAACGCACTGCGACGGCCTTTGCTGTCGAACGCGGGCACCAGCACTGTGGCGCCAGAGCCGGTGGCCTTGCCCAGAGTGGCCTTCAGGTCCTCCACTTGATAGCCGGTGGTCTCATGGCCGAACGGGTAGGGCAGTTGGCCGTTGGTGACCAACACCGCCATGCGTCCGAACGGCGACTCGATTTCGACACGACGATAGTGACCGTTGGGTTGACCGATATCTACACCATGGGCCTGTTTGTCATCGACCAGGACTTTGCCGTGGGAGAAACCGAGGAACGCTTTGATGAAAGCCTCGGCCCGGTCGGGGCTGAGGTACACGCGGTTTTCCGGTACGGTCTGGAACGCTGCGTACTCCGGGGTCTTGGTGTGCCAGTAGAGCTGCATGTTCACGCCGCCTGGCCATTGCACCACCGCGTCACGTCCGATCGGGTCGGGAAAGTCGCTGACGATCACCGCCGCGCCGTTTTCGCGGGCGGCCTTGAGGGCGGCGTCCATGTCCTTGACCAGGTAGCCGTTGCGCTCCAGGCCGAAGGGGTACGGGATCGGCGTGGTGAAACCAAACAATGACACCGTGCCCGCCGGAGTCTGCAGCAATTGCGAGGTGGTGCTGCTTGGCACCGGCAGTACATTCACCACCACTTGGTCTGTGCTTTTGCCGCCGAAGGTAGCCAGGAAACTCTGGGCAAACCGGTCGACATCTGCCGGTGCCACATACACGTGGCTGGTGTCGTACTGTGGCGCCACGGCCACCGCAGGTGTTGCCGCAAAGGCACTGCCCATTATCTGCGCGGCCAGCAATGTCAGTGCCAGGGAAACCTTCACTCGTTTACACATGCCCACTCTCCAGCACTTTTAAGCGTGATCGAAAGTCACGATCTTAGGGGCAGGGCCGTGGGGCCGATTGTATGCACGTGCTTGGTTGAGCGTTTCAAGGTCGCTGCGGTTTTACCGATGTACCGAAGGTATTGCCCATGCGCACGCCGGTCGCCGCGGGCGTCGACAGACCCAGGGTATTGGGCAGCCTTTTCTCGATGGAAATGTTCTGCGCCTCACGGTTCTTCTTCGCCGCCTTGGCCGCGTTCGTGTCATTGCCCATCTGTTGGCTCAGGCAGCCATAGTCGGGTGCCTTGTAGCCATCCACCGTGACTTCGGGGCAGCCGCTGGCGTGGGCCAGCCAGGGCAAGGTAGCACTGAGCAACAACGCGGTGAGGGTCGGTAAACGTTTCATCAGTGGCCTCCTGGCGGGGCCCTGGAGCGGCCCGTCATGGCGTGCAAGTCTAGTGCAGCGTGCGTCTCATCACCGTGATGTTTTTTTTGCTATCACCGTAACATCAGGTTCATAAACTGGCCTCAGGATGACGGTTTTCTAGGGCGCGTCGGCCGTGCAGCGATGCAGAGCAGGGGGTGAGCAGCGAGTCTGGAGGCGCGTCATGTGCGCCCTGGTCTTGCTATTGCTGCTGGCCGGCGGTCGCACGGCGCAGGCAGAGTCACCGCTGCTGTCGCTGAATTTGCCGGCGCAAGACCTGGAACACGCACTGCAAGCCTATAGCCGCGCCACCGGGATGGCGGTGCTGGTGGACCGCGAGTTGACGCGGGGCCGGCGTTCCATTGGGGTACGCGGGCGCTTTACGGCACAAGAAGCACTGGCGATGTTGCTGACAGGGAGTGGCCTGATGGCACGTTATGCACGCAGCGATGCGTTTACCTTGCAGACCCCGCAGGTCAGTCAGCCGCCTGCTATTCGTGGTGCGGCAGCACGCCCCGCCACGCGGATCAACAACAGTTACGCGACGGCGTTACAGCAAGCCATCGAGACCAGCCTGTGCCGTTCGCCGCTGACCCGGCCCGGCAGTTTTCGGGCCTTGGTGCAGGTGTGGGTCAACCCGGAAGGGGTGATAGAGCACAGCCGGCTGGTCAGCTCCACCGGCGATGAACAACGCGATGAAGCACTGGTGCGCAGCCTGAGCGCGGCCCGGGTCCAACGCCCGGCGCCAAGTTCACTGCGCCAACCGGTGACTTTACTTTTGATGCCTGACACAACAGGAACACGCATGGAATGCACAGCAGCGAAAGGAGCCTGGGGCGGATGAAAAATACCGGGCACAGTACGATGGTCAGCCTGTTCCTGGCCTCCTACGAAGACTTCAAGGTGCGTTTGCGCAAGCGCCTGGGCTCGGAAGACCTGGCCAACGACGTGCTGCACGAAACCTACCTGCGGGTCGACCGCATGGACGTGCCGCCCAACCTGCAACAGCCCAACGCCTACTTGTACCGCATGGCTCTGAACATCGCCGCCGACCGCCGCCAGGCCGACGCGCGCCTGCTCACCGGCAGCGAAGTGGAAGAGCTGCTGCAAAGCGCCGACGAAGCCCAGGACCCGTCACGGGTGGTGGGCGGCCAGAAAGAAATCCAATCCCTGGTCAAGGCGCTTTACGAACTGCCGGCACGCCGGCGCAAAATCCTTATCGCCGCCCGTCTGGAAGAGGCTCCACACTTGGAGATCTCCCAGCGTTTCGGCATTTCCACGCGCATGGTCGAAAAAGAAATCAAGGCCGCCCTGGGCTACTGCGCCAAGCGCCTGGAAAGAAAAGTGATTCAGCGGTTCGGTCCCGGCGCCGGAAAACCGTCTTAGTGTCGAGTCCCTGATAAATCCGTGAGTACGTGCGCGCTTGAATATTTTTAGCCTCTCCACCGCTCGGTCATCCGCCGCCAGCCCCCTGCACGATGAAGCCCGCGACTGGCTGCTCCTGCTGACCTCGGGCCGCGCCACCGTGGCCGATGCCAAGGCGCTCAAAGCCTGGTGCGC
This window harbors:
- a CDS encoding undecaprenyl-diphosphate phosphatase, whose product is MTNACTAGLDVGFASLDYLQIFILGVIQGITELLPVSSTAHMRVVPALLGWQDPGSAFSAAMQLAALAAVVSYFWRDVRQVTTGSIGAVRRGDYNDRWFKLAVAIVLATLPIGIAGLALSSTLNACNSPLRGLMVIGISCVVMAVLLAVAELRARHTREMSEMRLRDALIVGIAQIGALIPGVSRSGSTLTAALFLNFKREEAARFSFLLGLPAIALAGLKELWVLLHADMPAHAWPHLLFGLVVASISAFFAIWGLMKFLERFSTWPFVIYRALLGIFLIVAVSGGLLA
- a CDS encoding GNAT family N-acetyltransferase, whose translation is MPEVTVELIQTGPEHAELIRNLYQYYAYESSDWEQEDVEADGRFYIHDEHLTRYWQDPQWSANLLLVDGYIAGFLLIEGSELPGIDALELADLFVLKRYRRKGIGRAIASQVLCSGEADWLVRFYDQDEVSQAFWRTVLDNLPRPVQTIELDDDPQLVSYLITRAALH
- a CDS encoding GlxA family transcriptional regulator is translated as MHSVALLVYPNFECLSLSVGSVFECANLLRGEPAYEFHLVSESGGAVMASQGFSVNTTPIRAEGYDTLIVSGYMEFRLPEANLLERVKAASAQSRRVASLCMGIFVLAEAGLLEGKRTTTHWIHAPAFRKRYPAIRLEEDKLFVVDGQVWTGAGMSAGVDLALAMVENDLGSDLARRIARKLVIAQRRGSEQSQLSALLELDPKSDRVQLALAYARENLTHDLSVEALADVARLSPRQFSRVFREETGQTPAKAVESLRVEAARALMETSRHPVEVVARETGFGDRERMRQAFLRAFGQPPQVMQQAFNAAPPA
- a CDS encoding type 1 glutamine amidotransferase domain-containing protein is translated as MKVLMVLTSHDQLGNTGRKTGFWLEEFAAPYYAFKDAGAEIVLASPAGGQPPLDPVSDQPDFQTEQTHRFAADPAAQLALATTLKLDSVNADDFDTVFYPGGHGPLWDLAESPVSIALIESFERAGKPIGFVCHAPGALRHVKAVNGDPLVKGRRVTGFSNSEEAAVELTDVVPFLVEDEFKKLGGLYEKGADWQSFVITDGLLITGQNPGSSSDVAKALLKLTA
- a CDS encoding alkene reductase, translating into MTHDVLSTPVKLGHHTLNNRIVLPPLTRQRSAQPGDIATELMAEYYRQRASAGFMVSEGTQIEPRGQGYAWTPGIYTPAQIDGWRKVTDAVHAEGGVIFAQLWHVGRVSHNALQPDGAAPVAPSALPALQAKAFIETAPGEGELKQPPVPRALATQEVKELVGRYAQAARNALDAGFDGVEIHSANGYLVNQFISAHANQRDDEYGGSLENRLRFLREIVEAVSAVVGPERLGVRFSPLFSGTDQDRVYIGLVEDDPHHTYLEAIKVLEASGIAYVSIAEADWDNAPVLPESFRRAARDTFSGRIIYAGRYTAERGAALVNAGLADLIAFGRPFIANPDLPQRIFNGWPLNPLRVDGMYGGGAAGYIDYPAYSD
- a CDS encoding NAD(P)H-quinone oxidoreductase, giving the protein MTLPQEMTLIEITTPGGPEVLQPRRADVPVAGPGEILIRVHAAGVNRPDALQRAGKYPMKPGMSPIPGLEVAGEVVALGDGVSEYAVGDKVCALTNGGGYAQFCAVPATQALPVPEGMDWIQAAAVPETFFTVWANLFGLGGAHKGQRVLIHGGTSGIGTTALMLCREFGIQAFATAGSAYKCAAIAKLGAEPINYREQDFAEVIAKRTGDEGMNVILDIMGASYLNHNIKSLAMDGHLVMLGFLGGGKANDVDLLSILAKRAVVTGSLLRARTKDEKAAIAEQLREYVWPVLAAGRCLPMIDKVYEYTDAAQAHARMEGGDHIGKIVLRVE